In the genome of Streptomyces sp. NBC_00190, one region contains:
- a CDS encoding lipase maturation factor family protein: MDWFTAPWYWLGRLVFQRALAGVYLFAFVGAALQFRALIGARGMLPVPRYVRYVPFRRAPSLFQLRYSDRLFAACAWAGAVLAGALAAGAGDEVPLGAAMGMWALLWLLYLSIVNVGQTWYSFGWESLLLEVGFLAVFLGNARAGPPVLVLWLLRWVLFRVEFGAGLIKIRGDSCWRKLTCLYYHHETQPMPGPLSWFFHHLPKPLHRVECGANHVTQLAVPVLLFTPQPVASYAAGIIVATQLWLVLSGNFAWLNWLTITLALSAVDFTGLAGAPPAQASRAAPVWFVVLVCAVTVLVLVLSRHPVLNMVSRRQVMNRSFDSLHLVNTYGAFGSVGRIRDEVVVEGTADRVPHADGDWREYGFKGKPGEPGRVPRQFAPYHLRLDWLMWFAALSPGYARDWFGPFVERLLAGDRDTLRLLRHNPFPDAPPRYVRALLYRYRFTSWRELRETGAWWHRTLLREYLPPTRLAEAAWSEPE, translated from the coding sequence ATGGACTGGTTCACGGCGCCCTGGTACTGGCTGGGCCGGCTGGTCTTCCAGCGGGCCCTCGCCGGCGTCTACCTCTTCGCCTTCGTCGGGGCCGCCCTGCAGTTCCGGGCCCTCATCGGGGCGCGGGGCATGCTGCCCGTACCGCGCTACGTGCGGTACGTGCCCTTCCGGCGCGCCCCGAGCCTGTTCCAACTGCGCTACTCCGACCGACTGTTCGCGGCGTGCGCCTGGGCCGGGGCGGTGCTGGCCGGCGCGCTGGCCGCCGGGGCCGGGGACGAGGTGCCGCTGGGCGCGGCCATGGGGATGTGGGCCCTGCTGTGGCTGCTGTACCTCTCCATCGTGAACGTCGGGCAGACCTGGTACTCCTTCGGCTGGGAGTCGCTGCTGCTGGAGGTGGGATTCCTCGCCGTCTTCCTGGGCAACGCGCGGGCCGGGCCACCGGTGCTGGTGCTGTGGCTACTGCGCTGGGTGCTCTTCCGGGTGGAGTTCGGAGCCGGGCTGATCAAGATCCGCGGGGACTCCTGCTGGCGCAAGCTCACCTGCCTCTACTACCACCATGAGACGCAGCCGATGCCGGGGCCGCTGAGCTGGTTCTTCCACCACCTGCCGAAACCGCTGCACCGGGTGGAGTGCGGGGCCAACCACGTGACCCAACTGGCCGTCCCGGTACTGCTGTTCACTCCGCAGCCGGTGGCCTCGTACGCCGCGGGGATCATCGTGGCGACGCAGCTGTGGCTCGTCCTGTCGGGAAATTTCGCCTGGCTGAACTGGCTGACGATCACGCTCGCCCTGTCGGCCGTGGACTTCACCGGGCTCGCGGGCGCTCCCCCGGCCCAGGCCTCGCGGGCGGCGCCGGTGTGGTTCGTGGTCCTGGTCTGCGCGGTGACCGTGCTGGTGCTGGTGCTGAGCCGTCATCCGGTGCTCAACATGGTCTCGCGCCGCCAGGTGATGAACCGCTCGTTCGACTCGCTCCACCTGGTCAATACGTACGGGGCGTTCGGGTCGGTGGGCCGGATCCGGGACGAGGTGGTGGTGGAGGGCACCGCCGACCGGGTGCCGCACGCGGACGGGGACTGGCGGGAGTACGGCTTCAAGGGGAAGCCGGGTGAACCGGGCAGGGTGCCGCGCCAGTTCGCCCCGTACCATCTGCGCCTGGACTGGCTGATGTGGTTCGCGGCGCTCTCCCCCGGCTATGCGCGGGACTGGTTCGGGCCCTTCGTGGAGCGGCTGCTGGCGGGTGACCGGGACACGCTGCGGCTGCTGCGCCACAACCCCTTCCCGGACGCCCCGCCCCGCTATGTCCGCGCCCTGCTGTACCGCTACCGGTTCACCAGCTGGCGGGAGCTGCGCGAGACGGGTGCGTGGTGGCACCGCACGCTGCTGCGCGAGTACCTGCCGCCCACCCGGCTCGCGGAAGCCGCCTGGTCAGAGCCCGAGTAG
- a CDS encoding DUF1990 family protein: MTRLTSAGRDALSYPDRGATAERPLPAGYHHLHHRVRIGHGRSAFEAAGVAVTTFQAHRTSGMRIRGDADTTGAVRPGSRVIVGIGFGPLRIEAPCEVVWTAYEPARIGFAYGTLTGHPECGEESFIVDMDPDGTVWFTVTAFSRPACWYTRLAGPVIPFLQLRYARWLGRHVRRLATAA; this comes from the coding sequence CGCCGGCCGGGACGCCCTCAGCTACCCCGATCGCGGCGCCACCGCCGAGCGACCGCTGCCCGCCGGATACCACCACCTGCACCACCGGGTCCGGATCGGGCACGGCCGGTCCGCCTTCGAGGCCGCCGGCGTCGCGGTGACCACCTTCCAGGCGCACCGGACCTCGGGCATGCGGATCCGCGGTGACGCCGACACGACCGGGGCCGTCCGCCCCGGCAGCCGGGTGATCGTCGGGATCGGCTTCGGTCCGCTGCGCATCGAGGCTCCGTGCGAGGTGGTCTGGACGGCGTACGAACCCGCCCGGATCGGTTTCGCGTACGGCACGCTGACGGGCCACCCGGAGTGCGGGGAGGAGTCCTTCATCGTGGACATGGACCCCGACGGCACCGTGTGGTTCACCGTGACCGCCTTCAGCCGCCCCGCCTGCTGGTACACCCGGCTCGCGGGCCCGGTGATCCCCTTCCTCCAGCTGCGCTACGCGCGCTGGCTGGGCCGCCACGTGCGCAGGCTGGCCACCGCCGCCTGA